One window of Hydractinia symbiolongicarpus strain clone_291-10 chromosome 3, HSymV2.1, whole genome shotgun sequence genomic DNA carries:
- the LOC130635554 gene encoding uncharacterized protein LOC130635554 has product MSHQCVEFIDRGRTQMLTIPNEWISGDKFFWPNKSVYEAGKLFKAKTLPKDDWQRYKITRILKNGNESECNAVSSSISDNDESESPVYNDLLPQTSELALPIIPSFSPPKKKQHLANDVSFEVPDTQNLSFLNLCNVDNSSAFNNLSSILTHQPCFEESGNTSQSSSKKPSLDSLQETCNQILENQKKMCRYLVRLERRIDGMEGQNQVPVDKRPLVQIDNREELELCEERLGNPEDFTAMKQQISQIGGVDYRDAVRLAMNRIFTTTFMAQANLKGKKDKVPLEGKLIYRIIVESVNERFKDANEQEMRRIIGTKLRNAPSQRIRDIRGTLNV; this is encoded by the exons ATGAGTCATCAATGTGTTGAGTTTATTGATCGAGGCAGGACACAGATGTTGACTATCCCAAACGAGTGGATCAGTGGAGACAAGTTTTTTTGGCCCAATAAAAGTGTATATGAAGCAGGAAAACTCTTCAAAGCCAAAACACTCCCAAAAGATGATTGGCAAAGATATAAGATTACCAGGATCTTAAAAAACG GTAATGAAAGTGAATGTAATGCTGTGTCAAGCAGTATATCTGATAACGATGAATCAGAAAGTCCAG TTTATAATGATTTGCTTCCCCAAACCTCGGAGTTAGCATTGCCAATTATTCCATCATTTTCTCCTCCAAAGAAAAAACAGCA CCTTGCTAACGATGTGTCATTCGAAGTTCCTGACACACAGAATCTGAGTTTTTTGAACTTGTGCAATGTGGATAACAG TTCGGCTTTCAATAATCTGTCATCAATATTGACACATCAGCCTTGCTTTGAAGAAAGTGGAAACAC CTCTCAAAGTTCATCAAAAAAACCATCATTAGACTCGTTACAAG AAACATGCAATCAGATTCTGGAGAATCAAAAGAAAATGTGCAGGTACCTTGTTCGCCTGGAAAGGCGAATAGATGGTATGGAAGGGCAAAACCAGGTACCAGTTGACAAAAGGCCTCTGGTTCAAATTGACAACAGGGAAGAACTTGAGCTTTGTGAGGAACGTTTGGGAAATCCTGAAGACTTCACGGCAAtg AAACAACAAATATCACAAATTGGCGGGGTGGACTACAGAGATGCTGTACGTCTCGCAATGAATAG GATCTTCACCACTACATTCATGGCGCAAGCCAATTTAAAAGGCAAGAAAGACAAAGTCCCGCTGGAAGGGAAATTAATTTATAGAATTATAGTAG AATCTGTCAACGAGCGTTTTAAAGATGCGAACGAACAAGAGATGAGACGCATAATTGGAACCAAACTTCGAAACGCTCCCAGTCAAAGGATCAGGGACATAAGGGGTACCTTAAATgtataa
- the LOC130635555 gene encoding proton channel OtopLc-like: MADNFVTGNGEEEDLMGNIESDTGSKEASVPPLGISRPSFLTQVRTCATILLQFINSLSPSTENIIAFFWAALIFFIGVIFVIAQYTSSLSNLVFVSTYWVLFTFITIGIIGMSAAIGNRNNLNFIKKSVDDHDEHHEETVSKYLIGNAYVFATGNFLIDLFSIATVFHCSLGTNIDRDKYVNKFIFHSSRIIFTSLQLIFLQIFTGVKIQRKYQLVFKVLVVHLIATNFNIWFTFLCQETGILSGDTEEGTHSGEYNISCTSTPNDTVYATARYMSEVLQPFILEFSLLAASLLYSICPLNLTISQQRSDGRRKYNYGAVDVVQRDDSKIYRSDPGLLVGIFVALLLVISSWSLGDKKHFIYDIRFSYYMQIIMHILIIMCSSIVLYELKTYHNKNPQTRKYKIDDYLLLITGPCGFLPFLITVIFSVSEEISHDKLRRVLEYTGEDILKHTTEIKVLLGVLSTINVMSVLLQTYFLLEAHSYDRARFSAMSTRRHSSDLPVETEQQERKKLKSAARIGQWLILLLFVNFAFWVTDSFFELRNDLKRTYSVSSAYWSKSTWNLFAKFLYPIIIFFRFHSVAMIAHIWLHFRVKRKSA; this comes from the coding sequence ATGGCTGATAATTTTGTGACAGGAAATGGTGAAGAAGAAGACTTGATGGGAAATATTGAAAGTGATACCGGTTCAAAAGAAGCATCAGTCCCCCCACTTGGCATTTCTCGACCTAGCTTTCTAACTCAAGTAAGAACTTGTGCCACAATCCTTCTGCAATTTATTAATTCTCTAAGTCCAAGCACAGAAAATATAATTGCATTTTTTTGGGCtgctttgatattttttattggtGTGATATTTGTTATCGCACAATACACATCCAGCTTATCAAATTTAGTCTTTGTATCTACATATTGGGTGTTGTTTACGTTTATTACCATTGGCATAATTGGAATGTCAGCAGCCATTGGAAATCGTAAtaacttaaattttattaaaaaaagtgtggATGATCACGATGAACATCACGAGGAAACAGTTTCCAAATACCTAATAGGCAATGCTTATGTATTTGCCACTGGTAATTTTTTGATTGATTTATTTTCCATTGCAACAGTTTTTCATTGCAGCTTGGGAACTAATATAGACCGTGataaatatgtaaacaaattCATATTTCATTCTTCAAGAATAATCTTCACGTCGCTGCAGctgatttttttgcaaatattcaCTGGcgtaaaaatacaaagaaagtaccaacttgtatttaaagTTTTAGTTGTACATCTTATAGCAACTAATTTTAACATATGGTTTACATTTTTGTGCCAAGAAACTGGAATATTATCAGGAGATACCGAAGAAGGGACACACTCAGGTGAATATAATATCAGTTGTACATCGACACCTAATGATACAGTGTATGCAACGGCAAGATATATGAGCGAGGTTTTGCAGCCCTTTATTTTAGAATTTAGTTTATTGGCTGCATCTTTATTATATTCAATATGCCCGCTGAATTTAACAATTTCGCAACAAAGAAGTGATGGCAGGAGAAAATACAATTATGGAGCTGTCGATGTTGTTCAAAGAGACGATTCTAAAATATACAGATCTGATCCTGGTTTGTTGGTTGGTATTTTTGTTGCCTTGCTTTTAGTCATATCTTCGTGGAGCCTTGGTGACAAGAAGCATTTTATTTATGATATTCGATTTAGTTATTACATGCAAATCATTATGCATATCTTAATTATAATGTGTTCTAGTATAGTTCTCTATGAACTTAAAACGTATCACAATAAAAATCCACAaacaagaaaatacaaaatCGATGATTACTTGTTGCTAATAACAGGTCCGTGCGGCTTCTTACCCTTTTTAATCACTGTTATCTTCTCGGTTTCTGAAGAGATAAGTCACGACAAACTGCGTCGTGTTCTTGAATACACGGGAGAAGATATCTTAAAACATACAActgaaataaaagttttattagGAGTCCTGAGCACCATTAATGTAATGTCAGTTCTTTTGCAAACATATTTCCTGTTAGAAGCACACTCTTATGATCGAGCTCGCTTTTCTGCTATGAGTACACGGCGACATTCGTCAGATCTACCAGTGGAGACAGAACAACAAGAAAGGAAAAAGTTAAAATCAGCTGCTCGCATAGGACAATGGCTAATACTGTTACTGTTTGTAAACTTTGCTTTTTGGGTTACTGATTCATTTTTTGAATTAAGAAATGATTTGAAGAGAACTTACAGCGTTTCTTCGGCTTATTGGTCAAAGAGTACATGGAATCTTTTTGCAAAGTTTTTGTATCCAattattattttcttccgatttcATTCAGTTGCTATGATTGCTCATATTTGGTTACATTTTCGTGTAAAGAGAAAAAGCgcttaa